The nucleotide window AAGTGGTTGAAATGCTGGAAGCCATCCAGCGCGACGGTGGCGACACGAGCAAGTTCATTGCAAAAGCCAAGGACAAGAACGACCCGTTCCGTTTGATGGGCTTCGGTCACCGTGTGTACAAGAACTTCGACCCGCGCGCCAAAATCATCAAAAAAGCCGCCGACGAAGTACTGACCGCCCTAGGCATCAGTGACCCGCTGCTGAAGATTGCACAGGAGCTGGAGCAAGCTGCCCTTACTGATCCGTATTTCATTGAGCGCAAGCTGTATCCGAACGTTGACTTCTACTCCGGCATCATCTACAAAGCCATCGGCATTCCCACCGAAATGTTTACGGTGATGTTTGCCCTGGGCCGCCTGCCCGGATGGATTGCCCAGTGGAAAGAAATGCGCGAAAACAAGGAGCCTATCGGTCGCCCACGCCAGGTGTACACCGGCGAGCTGGACCGCGACTATACGCCCATTGAGCAGCGCTAAGCGTTGCTTAGGCAATAAAAAGGCTACCCGGTACGGGTAGCCTTTTTTTATGGCTTATAACTTATGCTTGTTGAGTGCTAGCGGGCAGCTACGGTTTGGCTATTCAGTACGGCTAGTTGGGGCATCAGCGGCTGCACGCGGGCCATTTGGTCAGGCATCAGGATGGATGCCAGCTGTGCTTCATAGCCAGCCTGAATCCGGGCCAGTTGATTTTCATTTTCCAGAGGAGAGCCAGCGTGCATCTGTACCCGCGCTACTTCCCGCATCATCCGAATGCTCAGGCTGCGCACACGCTTATACTGTCCCTCATTCAACTGGCCCTCATCCGCAAATGAGCGACTGATAGTAGTAGCCTGCCGACTGATGGGCGAGTCACCGGCCGTGTTCATGCAGCCTGACAAAAGACTGCCACCGCATAGCAGCAGCACGGCACAAGCGGAGTGAATAGAAGTACGCATTGGCTGTAAGGGCTATAGGTGCAGACAAGTAAACAGAGGCAGGAAAAAATGAAGGAACGCATTATTTGAATTCCCCTACTTAATCTTGACCAAAGATAATAATATCCAATCGTATTCCAGTGAATAGTGACAACTTATTTTGTTAATGTTATAAAAATACAAAAGCACCTACTCGCGCAGGTGCTTTTGACAGTTGACTGGAGTGGCTTGTGTTAGTTGGCCATAATGCTCAGGGCAGTCATGTTCGTTTGGGCTTCCTGATACAAGGCCAACTGCCGGGGGCGCAACAAATCGGCTAGCGCCTGCTCATACTGCTGTTGGGCATCTGCCAACTGCTGGTCGAGTATCTCAGGGTCGGCGGCATAGCGCGACTTCAGGTCATCCACGGCAATGAGCATCCGGGTGTTGAGCTTTTTGATTTTGAGATACTGCCCTTCGTCCAACTGCATGGCACTGGCCATGGAGCGCGAAAGTTTGGTCGCGCGGGCTGCAATAGCCGCGCCGTGGTCGGTGGTGATGGTGGTGACACCGGAACCCGCTTGGCTGGCCGTGCCCAGCGCCAGCAGCATTCCAATGAGTAAGCAGAGCTTTTTCATACGTAAAAGAGGGTTAGGTAAGAGAGTGAGGAAAAGAAGAAAGAAAAGCGAAAACACAGCGTCTGGCTTCTAAGGAAAATAGAACCTGGCCCCTTGCTAGCAAAGATACAGGAAGTTTTGATTTAAAAAATAAAAATTATTACTATTCTAATTTAAAGCTTTTAGACCAAATAACTATAATATAGATTATCAGCTCATTAATTGGCTTATGAAAAACTTCAACTATAAGTAAACTCAGGGCCTTCAAAACATAAAAAAAGCCCTGCTCGGTGAAGAACAGGGCTGCTCAGCCTTTCAAAGTGCAAGTAGCTTACAGAATCCGAAACTCAATCCGACGATTTTGCTGCCGGTTGCTGTCTGTGTCATTTGGTACCAGCGGCTTGGTTTCGCCGTAGCCTCTGAACCGCAGCCGGTTTGCGGAAATGCCGTTCCCTGCCAGATAGTCGTACACGGAGCGGGCCCGGTTCAGGGAAAGTTTTTCGTTGTCGTTATCAGCCCCGATATCATCGGTATGGCCGGCTATTTCCACCTGCACATCCTTGTACTGGCGCATGAAAGCAATCAGCCGGTTAAGCTCCGTGCGCGAGGTAGGCTTAAGCTTGTACTCGTTGGTTTCGAAAAACAGGTTGTTAAGCACCATCGTGCGGCCGGCGCGCAGCGGATCCAGATACAAGTCCAGCGTGAGCGGGTCGAAGGCGTGTTTGTCGGTGTAGTCGAAGCTCATGCTTTTAAGCAGATAGCCATCGGCTGAAGCGTACATGGCATACTGCCGGCCTTCGTTGAGCACCACGGTATAGTCGCCATCCAGGGGGTCAGACGTCACGTACTGAACCAGCTCGTTGGTTTGCAGATCATAGAGCTGCACATCAGCTTTCAGCGGCTTTTTGGTAGTGGCGTCGAACACGCGGCCTTGGGTGTAGGTGCTGGTTTCGCGTGACCGAACGGCCTTGGGAACGTCGAACGAAAACAGCTCCACCGGCCGGTCCCGCTCCATAACGCCGGGCTCGTTGGGGCGGGTGCGCGAGCAGTAGCCCCGGCTGTTATCGGAGGCGATAAAGAGCGAGGCTTCGTTTTCGTGGGTGTTGAGTGGGTAGCCCAGGTTTTCGGGCAGCGACCAAGCAGTTCCGGTCAGATTACACTTATACACGTCGAGCCCGCCCATACCTACCAGCCCATCCGTGACGTAGTACAGCGTGGTGCCGCTGGCATGGATGAAGGGCGCCATATCCTTGCCGGCGGTATTGACGGGTGTGCCCAGGTTGTGAGCAGGGCTCCAGGTACCGTCTTCCTGCAGCGTCGTCACGTAAATATCTTCCAGGCCCTGCCCGCCGCGCCGGTCGGAGGTGAAGTACAGCGTACGGCCATCGGCCGACAACGACGGCTGCGAATCCCAGGCAACGGAGTTGACCAGCTTGCCCAGGTTGCGGGGCTTACTCCAGTTGTTGCCGGTGCGCCGCGAAATGTACAGGTCGCAGTTGCCTACCGAGCCGGGCCGGTCGCAGGACGCAAACACCAGGGTTTTGCCGTCGCCGGAAATCGAGCCGGCGCCTTCATTCAGCTGCGTGTTGATAGCGGCCGAAATGGGTTGCGGTGTACCCAGAGTGCCATCCTTGTTTTGCCGGCTTAGGTACAGGTCTTCGTCGCTCTGGGCCGTAGGCCGGGCCGTATACAGCAGGAAGCGGTTATCGGCGGTGATGGAAGGGAAGTACTGGTAGCGGAACGTATTGAGGGGCTCGGCCACGCGCTGGGGGGCCGGGCCGGTAGGCGCCGCTACGGCCTGCACCGCAAACTCACAGTTTAGTAATTGCTGATGCGCCTTGGGAATGCTACGTTGGCCTTTGGGGGCCGATTTCAGGAAGCGGCTGTAGCTTTCCCCTGCCACCGGGTATTCGCCGAAGCTCATAGCCAGTTCTCCCAGCGTAAAATAGTCCAGAAACCGGGCCGGGTCGAAAGGCAGCAGCTTCAGGCCCCGCTCGTACGCTTCGTAGGCTGCGCGGGTGTTGCCGGTAGCTTTCAGCAGGGAGCCTTTTACCAGGTACGGCTCGCCCAGCGAAGGAAACTTCGCGTTCAGCACCTGCAGCGTTTCAATAGCCTTGTCGAACTCCCGGTTTTTGGCCTGGCTCTGGGCTTTCTCAAACAGGTTACGCGCCTTGGTATTGTTGGTCGACAGCTTTTGCTGTGCGTATAGCGGCGGCCCGGCCAGCAAGGCCAGCGCGAATAAGGCAACAACGAAGAAACGACACATACACGGTGGTGGGAGCTTAAGGAATATCGAGGTACTTATGCGTTTGTAGGGACACCTGCCACTGCGGGTGCTCCTTCACGTAGTCGATGAGCAGGGGGGTAATTGCGGCGGCTTTGCTCCACTCCGGCTGCAGATAAAGGCGCGTGTGCGGCCCGGCCAAAGCGGCGTGCTGTTCGGCCCAGGCAAAGTCGCTCTTGTTGAACACCACTACCTTCAGTTCGTGCGCCTGTGCTACCACGTCGGGCCGCGGCGCCTTGAACTTCTTGGGCGACACGCACACCCAGTCCCAGACACCCGTGAGCGGATAGGCGCCCGAGGTTTCCAGCCAGGTTTGGCAGCCTGCTTCTTTCAGAGCCTTGGTGAGGCCTGTAAGATCGTACATCAGCGGCTCGCCCCCGGTGATGACCACGTTGCGGCCAGGATGCGCGGTGGCGGCCTGCACCATATCGGCCAGGAACACGCGCGGGTGCTGGCCGGCATCCCAAGATTCCTTTACGTCGCACCACACGCAGCCTACGTCGCATCCACCCAGACGCAGAAAATAGGCCGCGCGCCCGGCGTTATACCCCTCACCCTGAATAGTATAAAACTGTTCCATCAGCGGCAGGGCCGCCGTGGTATCCGGCGTGAGGGAGGAAAGGACGGGCAGAGAAGTCAGCAAGTCAGTCAAAGCGCAAGCAAAATCAAAAAGGCCGGTTTCCGGGGCGGAACCAGCTACCTCGCAGCATAGTTCCGTCCCGGACGTCCGACCTGAAAAGTAACAGAATCCGGCGGCAAATGAAAGCTAAAGATACCGGAAAAATAGGATTCTACCGGGCGTATACCTCGCCTTTGGCTGCCCGCAAGGTATTGAGCAGTAGCATGGCAATGGTCATAGGGCCCACGCCGCCGGGCACGGGCGTGATGTAGGAAGTGAGCGGAGCTACTTCATCGAACTTCACGTCGCCCTTCAGCGCCCAACCGGCTTTCCGGCTGGCATCTTCCACCCGGGTAGTACCCACGTCAATAACCACGGCGCCGGGCTTCACCATATCGGCCGTCACGAACTCCGGGCGGCCCAGGGCAGCCACCAGGATATCGGCCGTGCGGGTAATTTCGGCCAGGTTCTGGGTGCGCGAGTGGCATAAAGTAACCGTGCAGTTGCCGGGCTCCAAGTTCTTAGCCAGCAGGATGCTAACCGGCGTACCCACGATGTTGCTTCGGCCGATAACCACGCAGTGCTTGCCATCGGTAGGCAGCTTATAGCGGCGCAGCAGTTCCACAATGCCCGAGGGCGTTGCGGGCAGCAGCGCGGGCAGCCCGGCCACCATCCGGCCGATGTTCATGGGGTGAAAACCGTCCACGTCCTTTTCGGGGCGGATGGCCTCAATCACCTTTTCGGAGGAAATGTGGCGTGGCAAGGGCAGCTGCACGATGAAGCCGTCGATGTTGTCGTCTTCGTTCAGCTCCGCTACTTTGGCCAGCAGCTCGGCTTCCGTCATGGTGTCTTCGTAGCGGAGCAGGGTGCTTTCGAAGCCGACCCGCTCGCAGGCCAGCACCTTGTTGCGCACGTAGGTTTCGGAGCCGCCATCGTGGCCCACCAGCACGGCGGCCAGGTGGGGCACTTTCTGACCAGCGGCGCGGCGCTGGGCTACTTCGGCGGCAATTTCTTCTTTAATGGCCTCGGCGGTCTGCTTGCCGTCGATAAGGCGGTAGGTGGGGGCGTCGGGGGCTGTGGTCATGGTTGTGAGGTATGATGAAATGTCGGGGTCTGTATACCGGCTCACGTCTATTCGCCCGTCCGGCATCGAAGAGTAGGTAGTTTGCTCTAGTGGAAAAATAACTAGCCAGTCGCCACAGGTAATAAGCTGCTGTCCATCTGTGAAGTCAAGAGTTAAAGTCCCATCTTTATCAAGAGAAACATCTAAAATCTGAGTATTACTCAGCGAGAAGATATTAGGTGTGTAAAGCCATGCAAACCATCCATCGAATGACTTTTCATCACATTTACTTATCAGCTTTCCTTGCTTAACTATTTTCCAATGGCTGCCTAGCCACAAGTCAATATCAGGCACTTCTTGCTCTCTAACTACCTCACTGTTGATTTCCGCTGCTAAGCTGTTTAGCTTGATAAGATGCTTTCGGCCTATATACAACTGGTATGACTTCATCCATGTAGCCCAAACTTGCATTCCCACCATTTGCTTAGTGATGGGAAGAAATTCAGCGGAAGAAATAGTTTTCGCAGACTTTTCTGGGAAAAGGACAGCCATACTATGCCTTTAGGTTACTCCTGCTCCGCCTTGGCTTTGCTTTCGTGGGCGGCAATGGCTTCGCGGCCGGCATCGAGGATGTTTTTTTCCATTACGGGCCAATCGTCGCGCCAGCGGAACTTGCGCTCCTGGCCGCGGCGGATTTTTTCCAGCTGTTCTTCGCTGGTACAGTTACTCGTGAGGTTGTTCGACATGGGGTGAGGCAGTAATCATACCTCGCCGTGTCAGGGGAAGTGTATGAGGTGAAAATGAAGGTTACAACACAAAAAAACGCGCCCCGGCGGGACGCGTTTCACTTACTTAGTCAATTTTCAGCACGGCCAGGAAGGCCTCCTGCGGAATCTCAACGGACCCTACCTGGCGCATCCGCTTCTTGCCTTCTTTCTGCTTTTCGAGCAGCTTGCGCTTGCGGCTGATGTCACCGCCGTAGCACTTGGCAATAACGTTTTTGCGCAGAGCCTTCACCGTTTCGCGGGCAATGATTTTCTGCCCGATGCTGGCCTGAATGGCAATTTCGAACTGCTGGCGGGGCAGCAGCTCGCGCAGCTTTTCGCAGAGGCGGCGGCCCCAGTCGTAGCTTTTGCTGCGGTGCACAATGGCCGACAGCGCGTCCACTTTCTCCCCGTTCAGCATCACGTCCAGCTTCACCATGTCCGACTCGCGGAAGCCGATCAGCTCGTAGTCGAGGGAAGCATAGCCGCGCGAAATGGTTTTGAGCTTGTCGAAGAAGTCGAACACGATTTCCGACAGCGGCAGCTCAAATGTCAGCTCCACCCGCTCGCTCGTCAGGTAGCTCTGACCCTTGATGATGCCGCGCTTTTCCATGCACAGGGTGATAATGGCCCCCACATAATCGGCCGCCGTGATGATCTGGGCCTTGATGAAAGGCTCTTCGATGAGCTTGATCATGTTCGGCTCCGGCATTTCGGAGGGCGCGTTGATGGTCAGCAGCTGGTCCTTGGTGCCGGTAGCATGAAACTGTACCGAGGGCACGGTGGTAATCACCGTCATGTTGAACTCACGCTCCAGGCGCTCCTGCACAATCTCCATGTGGAGCATGCCCAGGAACCCGCAGCGGAACCCGAAGCCCAGGGCCACTGAGGTTTCGGGCTCCCACACCAGGGAGGCGTCGTTGAGCTGCAGCTTTTCCATGCAGGAGCGCAGCTCTTCGTATTCGGTGGTATCCACGGGGTAAATGCCGGCAAATACCATGGGTTTCACGTCCTCAAAGCCCTGAATGGCCTCGGCCGTGGGGCGCGCTACGTGCGTGATGGTGTCGCCGACCTTTACTTCGCGGGCTTCCTTGATGCCGGAAATCAGGTAGCCTACGTTGCCGGCGGCTACTTCCTGGCGGGGCTCCTGGTTGAGGCCCAGAATACCGATTTCGTCGGCGCCGTATTCCTTGCCGGTAGCCATGAAGCGGAGCTTGTCGCCCTTGCGCATGGTGCCGTTCTTGATGCGGAACAGGACTTCGATACCCCGGTAGGAGTTGAAAACCGAGTCGAAGATCAGGGCCTGCAGCGGAGCTTCCGGGTCGCCTTTCGGGGCCGGAATCCGCTCACAGATGGCGTTCAGAATAGCTTCAATGCCAATACCGGCCTTGCCCGAGGCCGGAATGATTTCGTCCCGGTCGCAGCCAATCAGATCCACAATTTCGTCCGACACTTCCTCCGGCATGGAGTGGGGCAGGTCAATTTTGTTGAGAACCGGAATGATGGTAAGGTCAGAGCCGATGGCCAGGTACAGGTTGGAAATTGTCTGCGCCTCAATCCCCTGCGAGGAGTCCACAATCAGCAGGGCCCCTTCGCAGGCAGCAATGGAGCGGGATACTTCGTAGCTGAAATCGACGTGACCGGGCGTATCAATCAGGTTGAGCGTGTACTGCTCGCCCTTGTACTGATACTGCATCTGGATGGCGTGGCTCTTGATGGTGATGCCCCGCTCCCGCTCCAGGTCCATGTTGTCAAGCAGCTGGGCTTGCATATCGCGCTTGGCCACAGTACTGGTAAATTCCAGCAGGCGGTCGGCCAGCGTACTTTTGCCGTGGTCGATGTGGGCGATGATGCAGAAATTGCGGATGTTCTTCACTAGAGGCAGTTTTTTCTAGCTGCGAAGGTACGCAAAACGGCCCGGAAAAGCTAGTTTACCCGAGTTGGCCGGTGCATATGGCCGCCTGCGGGGCATTCAGTATCTTGGGCTGCGAACTGCTTTTTTCCTGCTATGAATGTCGAGCTTACCCGTCCTGTTTCCCGCCTGGAGTCCAGCAAAGCCACCATTACGGCCCTCAACTCCACTGCTCTCTACGTGCTGGCCTACCTGCTGGCTTACGGGGTACACCAGCTGGCTACGGCGGCCATGGCTCACCGGCTGGGTATTCCACTCACGGTGCACGTGAGCCACATTCAGTTTCTGATTTCCAACCAGCAGTGGTGGCGCATTGCCGTTATTGCGGTGTACGGGGCAGGTCCGCTGCTGTGCCTGCTGCTGGCCGTAGGGTTTGGGGTGCTGTTCTGGTTTCGGGGTCGGGGCCGCAAGGGCCGCCTCAAGCTGCTGTACTTCTGGCTGGCTCTCCACACTTTCAACCTGGTGGTGGGCGGGCTCATTGCCGGCTGCTTTACCCACAAAGGCTTCTGGTACGTGCCGCGCTGGCTGTTTATTTCGGGGGGCCAGACGCTGCCCATCGTGCTGGCCGTAGTAGGTGGCCTGATAGCCGTGCTGGTGGGCTACTTCTCGGCGGTGGCCTTTCTGCAAAGCCACGACTCGCGCACCATGATGCTCTACCAGAACCGGGGGCAGCTGATTTTTACCGGTCTGGTGGTGCCCTGGCTGGGGGGCAGCGCCTTTCTGGCTTTGCTGAAGTTACCCGACCTGACGCGTCACGAGGGCCTATTGTTTCTCACGATGGGTCTGCTCGTGTTGCCGCTCAGCGTTGCCAGTAGCAAGGAGCTGTTTGAGGAAACCGTGCCGGACCCCCAGAAAACGGCTATTGCCTCGGGCTTCGTGGTGCTTACGCTGCTGCTGGCCCTGCTCTGGCGGCTGGTATTCAGCACCGGCATCAACTGGCACTAATCTGTGGCTTGTTGGCAGCTGCCAACAAGCCAGCCGGGCATCAACGCCCTAGCCGACTCCTGCGTAAACCGTAGCGAGGCCAACCACCGGCGGCTGGCTTATCCTCTCACTCAACCTCCCTTCCTATGAGCCTCCACCTGAACCCCCAGGCGGTGAAGCTTGCCCAACAGCTCATTGCCGACGGCAAATTCAAGAACGATTCCGGACACTGGGGCGAGCACAACCCGGACGCCGGCGCCGAAAACAAGTTCCTCGATCAGCATGAAATGGCGGAGTATGCCAACTGGCACCTGGGCATCGACACAGATATGGGCGAGGACGCCAAAGGCCGCTATAAATTCCCCTTCGGCGACTTCAAAACCGTGCACCGCGACGGGCTTATTGCGGCCAAAGAGCGCGCCGCTCAGCAGGGCTACCACGAAATTGAGACAGCCGCCGACGAGCTGCTCCAGACCCTGGAAAAGCAGGCCGCGAAGTAGCGTTAAGCAGGTAGGCCGGCTTTATAGTGCCTGAAATGCTGATTGCTCGAACATGACGGGCGGAATACCGTTGTTGTTCAGACACTTTCCTTGACCAACACCGAACTACCATGGGCATTACCCTCAAACAAGCACAGCAGGCAGTACAGGCCGCGCACGAAAAAGCGCTGGAAATGGGCGTTAAAATGAACATAGCCGTGGTGGACTCCGGTGCCAACCTCGTAGCCTTTATCCGTATGGACGACGCCTGGCTCGGTTCCCTCGATATTTCCATCAAAAAGGCCAAAACTGCCCGCTTCTTCGATATGCCCACCGGCGACCTGGGGCAGGCCTCGCAGCCCGGTGGCTCGCTCTATAACATCGAGCATTCCAATGGTGGCCTTATCACCTTCCCCGGCGGCATCCCGCTCAAAAACAAGGAAGGGCAGATTTTCGGTGCCATTGGCGTGTCGGGCAGCACTGTGGAAGACGACCACGCCGTAGCTCAGGCAGGCGTGCAGGCCCTGGCAAACGAATAGTACTCCGGGCTAAGCTTTCAATATCCGCGCTGACTACTACCACCCCGGCCAGCCACCGTTAAAAATGATCCATGCCATCAGCCGTTAGCTTTTCGGTGAGATGTGGCTGCTGAGTTGTTAAAGGCGGCTGGCCGGGGTTTCGGCTGCGGTTGACGGAACTGTGGTAAATGACGCCGAAACAGCTCCGGTCCGGCGGGCGTAGCCCGTCGGGCCGGTTGAAGGTAGCTGACACCCGCCCGATGACGAAACAACAACGGCACGCAGAAACCGGCCCGACGGCTTGCAGCCGCCGGACTGGAACGCCCCTTGTCAACCAGATAGCAGCTGTTGTGAAGCGGTTAGCAGCCATTGTGAGCAGGGGTCGGAAGGCATTGTACAGGTTAACGCCTATTGTGAAGCGGTCAGATGCCATTGTGAGCAGGTCAGCACACATTGTCACCCCCGTCAAGGCGCAATGTCACCAAGACAGCGGGCTATGTGACTCGTTCATAACGCATTGCTACCCGGCCACCAGCCTTTGCCACCCCGGCAGCAGTCAATGACATAACGTTAGCATTTACTGCTACTTTCAACGTGTAACTTGTCGCTTTGCTTCAAAACGCTTCCACCGCTATGAAATCATCATTAGTTCCCACCCCTGCCAAACGCGGCTGCCTATGGTATGCTGGCGCAGTTGCCGTTGGGGCATTTGGGTTAGTAGTACTGCTTGTAGTACTGTTTATTGTGGGGCTTATAAAAGCGTCTAACGATCTTGGTTCGCATTCCACCGTCGTTTCTATTCACGACCAAACTTATCTGGAAGCCGTGACCACAAATCACGGCGAGGGGTTTCTAGACGGGTACAACTGGTTGGAAGTGTACTACGTTCGTGATGGCTGGTTTTGGAATGACAGAGTACGTGTGTATAATTTCCCTAATGTCAGTGACTCTGAAATTGGGTTTAACCGCAGCATAGACCAGAACGGGCAGGTACAGATTCAAATAAAGCAGGGAGGAATCGGTGACAGCCTAGTGCTGGCCACCTTTGTACCACCTGCGTCTTTTCCTAAGGAGTAGCGACTCTCCGCAGTAACTTGAGTATCTACGCCTACCCTCACAACAATCCGCCCCACGCCCTACCGCGCCGGGGCTTTTTCGTACCTTCGCCTACCCAAATTCCACCCCATTCCCCCGCGCTATGTCAGTAGCTCCCGCAGCTCCCTATAAGCCGAAAAACCACATTCGCATCGTAACGGCCGCCGCTTTGTTCGACGGTCACGACGCGGCCATCAACATCATGCGCCGCATCATCCAGAGCAGCGGCGCCGAGGTCATCCACCTGGGCCACAACCGCTCGGTGCAGGAAATTGTGGACTGCGCCATCCAGGAAGATGCCCAGGCCATTGCCATTACCTCCTACCAGGGCGGCCACAACGAGTACTTCAAGTACATGTTCGACCTGCTCAAGGAGCGCGGGGCGGGCCACATCCGCCTCTTCGGCGGCGGCGGCGGCGTGATTCTGCCCACCGAAATCGAAGACCTGCACTCCTACGGCATCGAGCAGATCTACTCGCCCGACGCCGGCCGCGCCATGGGCCTGCAGGGCATGATCAACGACTTGCTCCAGCGCTGCGACTTCCCCACGGGCCAGAACCTGAACGGCGAGGTCAACCACGTCAAAGAAAAAGACGCCCGCAGCATCGGCCGCCTCATCTCCGCCGCCGAAAACTTCCCCGACGAATTCGCCCGCGTAAAAGACCAGCTGATTTCCGACTTCCAGCAGGCCGAAGGCGGCAACGACCAGCGCCTCGACTCTCCCGCTACCTCGGCCACTAAAACCCCCATCCTAGGCATCACCGGCACCGGCGGCGCCGGCAAGTCGAGCCTGGTGGATGAGCTGGTGCGCCGCTTCCTGATGGACTTTCCCGAGAAGACCATTGCCATCATCTCCGTCGACCCCAGCAAGCGGAAGACGGGCGGGGCCCTCCTGGGCGACCGGATCCGGATGAACTCCATCAACAGCCCCCGCGTGTACATGCGCAGCCTGGCTACCCGTCAGAGCAACCTGGCGTTGAGCAAGTACGTGCAGGACGCCGTCGACGTGGTCCGCGCCGCCGAGTTCGACCTGATCATCCTCGAAACCTCCGGCATCGGCCAGTCCGACACCGAAATCATCGAGCACTCCGACGCCAGCCTCTACGTGATGACGCCCGAGTACGGGGCGGCCACCCAGCTGGAGAAAATCGACATGCTCGACTTCGCCGACGTCATTGCCCTCAACAAGTTCGACAAGCGCGGCGCCCTCGACGCCCTGCGCGACGTGCGCAAGCAGTACCAGCGCAACCACGGCCACTGGGACCAGCCCCTGGACTCCATGCCCGTGTTCGGCACCATTGCCTCGCAGTTCAACGACCCCGGCATGAACCGCCTCTACCGCGCCGTGCTGGCCACGGTGGAAGCCAAAACCGGCGTGCCCTTCGCATCCCAGCTCGAAACCAGCCAGGAAAACTCGGAGAAGATTTACATCATTCCGCCCCACCGCACCCGTTACCTTTCCGAAATAGCCGAAACCAACCGCCAATATGACCAGTGGGTTCAAAAACAAGCTGACGTTGCTCAGCAGCTTTATGGAATCAAGCAAGCCATCGGAGCCGTCCAAAGTGTCGGAAACGCCGCTGCAGGACCTGGCAGCGGGCACAGCGGCCACCAATCCGAATCCGGAAGTCTCGTGGCCGGCCTGGAGAGGACCTTCGAGGAGGTCAAACTCCGGCTGGACGGGCAGAACTGGAAACTCCTGGAAACCTGGCCGCAAAAAGTAGCTGCCTACAAGGCTCCGGAGTTCGTGTTCAAGGTGCGCGACAAGGAAATCCGCATCCAGACCCACACCACCAGCCTGAGTAACCAGCAGATTCCCAAAGTCAGCCTGCCGCGCTACACCGCCTGGGGTGACTTGCTGCGCTGGCAGCTCCAGGAAAACGTGCCCGGTGAGTTTCCCTACACCGCCGGCGTGTTCCCGTTCAAGCGCGAGGGCGAAGACCCGACCCGCATGTTTGCCGGCGAAGGCGGCCCCGAGCGCACCAACCGCCGCTTCCACTACGTGAGCATGGGCCTGCCCGCCAAACGCCTGAGCACGGCCTTCGACTCGGTGACGCTCTACGGCGAAGACCCTGACCACCGCCCCGACATCTACGGCAAGATCGGCAACGCTGGGGTGAGCATCTGCTGCCTCGACGACGCCAAGAAGCTCTACTCGGGCTTCAACCTGGCCAACCCCAGCACCTCGGTGTCGATGACCATCAACGGCCCCGCTGCTACTCTGGCCGCCTTCTTCATGAACGCCGCCATCGACCAGCAGTGTGAGCTGTATATAAAGGAGAACGGCCTGGAAGCTGAAGTCGAAGCTAAGATCAACCAGATCTACGCCGATAAGGGTCTCAACCGCCCCCGTTACCAGGGCGAGCTGCCCCAGGGCAACGACGGCCTGGGTTTGATGCTGCTCGGCGTCACCGGCGACCAGGTGCTGCCCGCCGACGTGTACGAAACCATCAAAACCCGCACGCTCAGCCAGGTGCGCGGCACCGTGCAGGCCGATATTCTTAAGGAAGACCAGGCCCAGAACACCTGCATCTTCTCCACCGAATTCGC belongs to Hymenobacter sp. J193 and includes:
- a CDS encoding methylmalonyl-CoA mutase family protein — encoded protein: MSVAPAAPYKPKNHIRIVTAAALFDGHDAAINIMRRIIQSSGAEVIHLGHNRSVQEIVDCAIQEDAQAIAITSYQGGHNEYFKYMFDLLKERGAGHIRLFGGGGGVILPTEIEDLHSYGIEQIYSPDAGRAMGLQGMINDLLQRCDFPTGQNLNGEVNHVKEKDARSIGRLISAAENFPDEFARVKDQLISDFQQAEGGNDQRLDSPATSATKTPILGITGTGGAGKSSLVDELVRRFLMDFPEKTIAIISVDPSKRKTGGALLGDRIRMNSINSPRVYMRSLATRQSNLALSKYVQDAVDVVRAAEFDLIILETSGIGQSDTEIIEHSDASLYVMTPEYGAATQLEKIDMLDFADVIALNKFDKRGALDALRDVRKQYQRNHGHWDQPLDSMPVFGTIASQFNDPGMNRLYRAVLATVEAKTGVPFASQLETSQENSEKIYIIPPHRTRYLSEIAETNRQYDQWVQKQADVAQQLYGIKQAIGAVQSVGNAAAGPGSGHSGHQSESGSLVAGLERTFEEVKLRLDGQNWKLLETWPQKVAAYKAPEFVFKVRDKEIRIQTHTTSLSNQQIPKVSLPRYTAWGDLLRWQLQENVPGEFPYTAGVFPFKREGEDPTRMFAGEGGPERTNRRFHYVSMGLPAKRLSTAFDSVTLYGEDPDHRPDIYGKIGNAGVSICCLDDAKKLYSGFNLANPSTSVSMTINGPAATLAAFFMNAAIDQQCELYIKENGLEAEVEAKINQIYADKGLNRPRYQGELPQGNDGLGLMLLGVTGDQVLPADVYETIKTRTLSQVRGTVQADILKEDQAQNTCIFSTEFALRLMGDVQEYFIKEKVRNFYSVSISGYHIAEAGANPLTQLALTLSNGFTFVEYYVSRGMSVNDFAPNLSFFFSNGIDPEYAVIGRVARRIWAKAMKLKYGADSRSQMLKYHIQTSGRSLHAQEIDFNDIRTTLQALYAIYDNCNSLHTNAYDEAITTPTEESVRRAMAIQLIINRELGLAKNENPLQGSFIIEELTDLVEEAVLLEFDRITERGGVLGAMETMYQRGKIQEESMHYEMLKHTGEYPIIGVNTFLSSKGSPTVVPAEVIRATDEEKQYQIEMLNILHTRNADQTASRLKQLQQVAIANGNLFAELMETVKFCSLGQITNALFEVGGQYRRNM